A genomic region of Capra hircus breed San Clemente chromosome 21, ASM170441v1, whole genome shotgun sequence contains the following coding sequences:
- the ANKRD34C gene encoding ankyrin repeat domain-containing protein 34C, translating to MMDDDTELRTDGNSLLKAVWLGRLRLTRLLLEGGAYINESNDKGETALMVACITKHVDQQSISKSKMVKYLLDNRADPNIQDKSGKTALIHACIRRAGGDVVSLLLENGADPSLEDRTGASALVYAINADDKDALRQLLDACKAKGKEVIIITTDKSSSGTKTTKQYLNVPPSPKEEDRQSPPPCASPSEVELKAPGLGSPPSEKEDDFFSLQSGHPSSCNTAKALNEPGSPVRKVGNLKRARLPQLKRLQSEPWGLTAPSVLAASCVRQDETHGVGMDGEVNSIGNVSFPRRGPLSRTSSIDGKDASLVHMVTEQVVKIPVSSATASWKAAYEKTQAPHPRLARRSTLPIDQEKVGICPAGPSALKDAVTLKWLENDLYDLELQPGADLPNPISLESGKGPLDRKKLNSSHLSLFQGSRESLDAVSSTSPNSARRRPPHLLERRGSGTLLLDRISQTRPGFLPPLNVNLNPPIPDIRVSSKPSSPLASGLKSMVPVAPSSPKRVDLRSKKKLLRRHSMQVEQMKQLSDFEEIMT from the coding sequence ATGATGGACGATGACACGGAACTGAGGACGGATGGAAACTCACTTTTAAAGGCTGTGTGGCTCGGGAGGCTCAGGCTGACAAGGCTCCTCCTGGAAGGGGGCGCATACATCAACGAAAGCAATGACAAGGGGGAGACGGCTCTCATGGTGGCGTGCATCACCAAGCACGTGGACCAGCAGAGCATCAGCAAGTCCAAGATGGTCAAGTACCTGCTGGACAACAGGGCAGACCCCAACATCCAGGATAAGTCTGGCAAGACCGCCCTCATCCACGCCTGCATCCGAAGAGCTGGGGGGGACGTGGTCTCCCTGCTGCTGGAGAACGGAGCAGACCCCAGCCTTGAGGACCGCACTGGGGCTTCAGCTCTGGTTTATGCCATAAATGCAGATGACAAGGATGCGTTGAGACAGCTTCTGGATGCCTGCAAGGCCAAAGGCAAGGAGGTAATTATCATAACGACAGACAAGTCGTCCTCAGGCACCAAAACCACCAAACAGTATCTGAATGTCCCCCCTTCACCCAAAGAAGAAGACAGACAGTCGCCTCCCCCGTGTGCTTCTCCATCTGAGGTTGAACTGAAGGCACCAGGCCTGGGCTCTCCACCCAGCGAGAAGGAAGATGACTTCTTTAGCCTCCAATCAGGGCATCCAAGTAGTTGCAACACTGCCAAGGCTCTTAATGAACCTGGGTCGCCTGTTCGGAAAGTTGGGAATCTCAAAAGGGCCCGCCTGCCTCAGCTGAAGAGGCTCCAGTCTGAGCCCTGGGGCCTGACGGCACCATCCGTGCTGGCTGCCTCCTGTGTGCGTCAGGATGAGACCCACGGCGTGGGCATGGACGGCGAGGTCAACAGCATCGGTAATGTATCCTTCCCCAGAAGGGGCCCCCTCTCCAGAACCAGCAGCATTGATGGCAAAGATGCCAGCCTCGTCCACATGGTCACGGAACAGGTGGTGAAGATCCCGGTCTCTTCAGCAACGGCCTCGTGGAAGGCAGCCTATGAGAAGACTCAGGCTCCCCACCCACGTCTGGCCAGAAGAAGTACTCTCCCTATCGACCAAGAGAAGGTGGGCATCTGCCCAGCAGGTCCCTCTGCTCTCAAAGATGCCGTGACCCTCAAATGGCTGGAGAATGACCTCTATGATTTAGAGTTACAGCCTGGGGCCGACCTGCCCAACCCCATCTCCCTAGAATCAGGCAAAGGTCCACTGGATCGCAAGAAGCTCAACAGCTCCCACCTTTCTCTCTTCCAAGGCTCCAGGGAGTCCCTGGACGCTGTGTCCAGCACATCACCCAACTCAGCCCGTCGCAGGCCACCCCATCTTCTAGAAAGACGAGGTTCTGGAACCTTGCTCCTGGACCGAATTTCTCAGACCAGGCCTGGCTTCCTCCCACCTTTAAATGTAAATCTGAACCCACCTATCCCGGATATTAGAGTGAGCAGCAAACCTTCCTCTCCACTTGCTAGTGGCTTAAAATCCATGGTTCCCGTCGCTCCAAGCTCACCAAAGAGAGTTGACTTGAGAAGTAAAAAGAAACTCCTCCGGAGGCATTCTATGCAAGTTGAGCAGATGAAGCAGCTGTCTGACTTTGAGGAAATCATGACCTAG